The window tctctctctttcacctagctgtcctcctcttgattcgactactgctgctatttcctcgattgtgcctgtgagaatcataaaagcagagaattttggttgtttaaaagacatttaatcaatgttcatacaacttgaaaacgccaattaaacttgtgcctaactctcactttcccctctcatcgtggaaccctacagccaaggtcccaacgagtccagcgaggactgataggcgccagtcgtgaacccgtttccagaaacgctctgattggtgtacagtgtcaatcctaccagtcgcaaagccaatactgtcattgttattgtatGTTCCCATACCCAGGAGGAGATTATAATAACAATCATAGTCCTGGCGTGTTGAAATTCCCGTTTCTGAGCACCGTATCTAGAAGCATcacaagttgaaaaaaaaaaaaaacttgactgtactcattctggggccagaaaggtgtatttcactttccctctctctcccaatctctctctttctaccttcttcccaaagtgttccttttgttgttgtctcttttctctcttctctttagAAAAAGGAGGAAGCAGCCGACGACTACGCCGTTATTTGCTGTGGGTGTTTGTTCCTCTTTCCTCTCTCTGTTCTAGCTACAACACCCGTGGGTACCCCCTCGCCGCCTCCACAGCGACGCAAGCTGGAGGCGTGCACACCAGTGAACCACCTGCGGGGAGAACCACGCTCACCTCAACACAACACACCCAAAACCCACTTACACCCGACACCACCACACTCACAccactgttttggttttgtttgtttgttttgtttgtttgttcttctttctacaggtctgtgtcagtcagtggtctggtctttcctcacggcatcaaaacatgcctcgcccaacagaccccgttggtcactgggaggacttggaattctggctaagcgccgtgacggacagcctcttacccaaagccgccgaagctgtcaaacaccagacacaagaccaactggacaacaacatcACAAGCATCATGGAAAACGATCCAGGCCAGAGCtacggacacaaagagctagcaaagatcactggctccctgagtcacaccctcatcgcctccctcaaactgagcgacagacaagccgcctatctccagcaggagctgaaacgcgcacagcgacgcatcgagcagctagagctggaggctcaagatcgacgggaagggtccaacgagacggatcccagagcaactgaggagattgctagactacaagaaactctaGCTAACAACACACAAGAAATGGAGCAAGCAAAGTCAGCCCGCGCCGAACTCAGCGACGAGCTACAGTACGCCGAGCAGCTACTGGAAAAGGCAAGGCTGGACTTcagagacaagaacagcagaattaaagccctcgaaacacatctgaacgaggcaagaactgagataagttacctcactcaacaaCTTGACGACATGAAAGAGGAATTTGACAGTGTCAAAAATGAACTTAGACATGCTTATGAACTGCGCCCTGAGCCAACCAGGACGCAACGGGCCCCGCCCTCACCCCTGCCAAGCAGGCCCGGGTCCCATGTTCCTGAAACGTCATGTGAGGAAAAGGGGGAGGGAGCAACTTTGAAACCCTCACCAGCTCCTGCTGAAGAAACCtacctcacacccaagctacgagaactccccaaggccagccataacccatcacatggcatggacctcaaagaccttgacaagctgacccgaaacatcagcaaattcaccccgagtgtgccagatggtcaagacgtccactcttacttgaatgatgtcaattttcacttagaaatgagacccaacgttactgacaaagacagactttatctgctgcgaacgacatccagccctgaagtgcagagcttcctggaccgacagccttctcacacaaagaatgactaccaatcgctccgccaagccctcatcaaggaatttgcagtcccagaatcagagcaaggactggtggccgccctggagacaaaacagggtcgtcatgaatcctcccaggcatactatagccggcttagagaagcatacttcggagctcgcaatgaacctgatatggagcaggacatgaactttaagactctctttctgagaaatctccatcctgcggtaagccaccaccttggcATCCTTGCATGCCCACAAACAATGACGTCTCAACAGCTGCGAGACCTGGCGCACAAAGCCTACGGCAAGCAAAAGATGGCGTCAGAAAAAGGCACCAAGTCTACTGCAGTTCTTGATTTCAACACACAATGTCAAGAAATGACCCTAGAGGGCGCCCAACAACAAGAAAGCTTCAAGCCACCTCCTAGAGAATGGAGACCATCCTCATTCAACAGAGAACGTGACTTTCACTTTGGCGCCCGACCTACACAAagaaacgaccgctgggatggaccaCGCGGACGACAACACTCACCTGAACGCTA of the Garra rufa chromosome 17, GarRuf1.0, whole genome shotgun sequence genome contains:
- the LOC141289171 gene encoding uncharacterized protein codes for the protein MPRPTDPVGHWEDLEFWLSAVTDSLLPKAAEAVKHQTQDQLDNNITSIMENDPGQSYGHKELAKITGSLSHTLIASLKLSDRQAAYLQQELKRAQRRIEQLELEAQDRREGSNETDPRATEEIARLQETLANNTQEMEQAKSARAELSDELQYAEQLLEKARLDFRDKNSRIKALETHLNEARTEISYLTQQLDDMKEEFDSVKNELRHAYELRPEPTRTQRAPPSPLPSRPGSHASHNPSHGMDLKDLDKLTRNISKFTPSVPDGQDVHSYLNDVNFHLEMRPNVTDKDRLYLLRTTSSPEVQSFLDRQPSHTKNDYQSLRQALIKEFAVPESEQGLVAALETKQGRHESSQAYYSRLREAYFGARNEPDMEQDMNFKTLFLRNLHPAVSHHLGILACPQTMTSQQLRDLAHKAYGKQKMASEKGTKSTAVLDFNTQCQEMTLEGAQQQESFKPPPREWRPSSFNRERDFHFGARPTQRNDRWDGPRGRQHSPERYWEKSWYHPRPRENRWERSWSQPTSSGNSGNGSWESNATSPTNRRKNLQRFHTDQAQAESTHEEETLPCFDSQELMKMMMQEFFKRKKEDRKWEKKEKPTVA